GGACGATGATGAGTGAGAGGAGGAAGCCGAAGATGCCGAGGAACCCGCCGAAGGTGGAGCGGATGAACTTCCACGCATTGCTCAGCACGGTGGGTAACGTCGTCTTCACCCAGTCACCGGTGAGGAGCGCCTTGAGGTCGAAATCGAGTTCGCTGGTCGTCTCGTCGTCCGCTTTTTCAAGAGCGGGTTCATTGACAGGTGCAGGTTCTGGAACGGCCGTTGTTGAGGCTGGCGCAGGAATAGATGAAGGAGCCGGTGCTGCCTCTGGCGTGGGGGGGCTCGTTTGGGTTGCAGGGGCGGGGGAATTGGTTTTTGAGGCATCGACCAAATCAGCCAAGGGTGCCGGGAGGGGAATGCCGTATTCGCGCTCCATCCGGGTGGCAAAGTCGATCACGGCCACGCGGGCCTTGACGGTGTAGCCAGGAATCTTTTTAGCGAGGTTGGAGGTCTGTTCGCCCAGTTTCGGCAAAATCCACCAGCCAAGGCCAAAGAGTCCCAGGCTAAAGACCGCGAAGATGATGAGCACCGCACGCTGACGTTTCAGCCCTTTTCGTTCCAGCCAAGCGACCCCCGGCTCCAGCAAGTAAGCTAGCACCCCGGCCACGGCAAAGGGCATGAGGATGGGCTGGAGAAAGCCGATGACCTGAGTGCCGAGGTAGATGAATCCGATGGCCAATGCCCCAACCAAAGTGATCGAGAGAGCGGTGATCGCTGTCCAAAGGGCGCTACGCTGAAAGGCCGTGGGAAGATTCTTCATGGGACGCCGGAGATGGTGGCAGAGGATTGCAAAGATGGAAGAGGGATTCGCACAGGGACCTGAGGAAAATGCCCGAGAGGAATCTGGCGGGACCAGGGCTCTTTTCCCCACGATGGGGAAGTGGAATTTTGCAGCGATCTTGTAGCCGGGGCTTGGACGCCGTCCTGCTTTGTAAATATCCACAGGTGGTTGCCGAGCAGGCAGCCTCCGCTAGCGTGGCAGGATGCGCGTTCTCATTGCCAGCGATAAATACAAAGGCTCCCTCACTGCCACTCAGGTGGCCCAAACCATCGCGCAGGGGCTTGGCGAAACGCTGCCGGGCATCGTCTGCGATCTCTGCCCCATCGCCGATGGGGGCGAAGGCACCACGGA
The Prosthecobacter algae genome window above contains:
- a CDS encoding AI-2E family transporter, producing MKNLPTAFQRSALWTAITALSITLVGALAIGFIYLGTQVIGFLQPILMPFAVAGVLAYLLEPGVAWLERKGLKRQRAVLIIFAVFSLGLFGLGWWILPKLGEQTSNLAKKIPGYTVKARVAVIDFATRMEREYGIPLPAPLADLVDASKTNSPAPATQTSPPTPEAAPAPSSIPAPASTTAVPEPAPVNEPALEKADDETTSELDFDLKALLTGDWVKTTLPTVLSNAWKFIRSTFGGFLGIFGFLLSLIIVPLYLYYFLIESAKIKTQWSDYLPLRASAFKDEVVSCLNEINRYLIAFFRGQLFVSVINGIATGAGLMIIGLDFGLLIGLALCVAGIIPYLGIALCWIPAVVIGAVQGGSALIPGDPWWALPLAVTIIFAVVQQIDGLFITPRIVGEAVGLHPMTVIASVLVWTLLLGGLLGAILAVPMTASVKVLFQRYIWRARIAPRTVGGARQGSAPPLSEVM